The Halorientalis sp. IM1011 genome window below encodes:
- a CDS encoding DNA topoisomerase VI subunit B yields MTSYQSTLAEGEGIAEELAEAQRSISIAEFFEKNRQMLGFDSGARALVTAVKEAVDNALDATEESGILPDIYVEIQENDDYYRLIVEDNGPGITKEQIPKIFGKLLYGSRFHAREQSRGQQGIGISAAVLYSQLTSGKPAKITSRAKGSADAKYFELTIDTDTNEPEIEAEDTTSWDRPHGTRIELEMEANMRARNQLHDYIKHTAVVNPHARLELREPQEHFKFERATDQLPDETEEIRPHPHGVELGTLQKMLDATDSYSVSGFLQEEFTRVGGKTADKVIDNFRDRHFGREMTWSPPRDHEDADVAAAVTEAVANKGKEATAEFAESVADALEERERVAHHRLIEVVDSFADNAEDEYGVTFGDTVREKAVAAAWDAVTDERTPDIYALVNRATTDRKDDAHVQGLAERIAAKFDDEENPRDRLTREQVADYVDRSADATEEYDEATFGETAREKIVDAIWNRMLTVPDEPPKVAAIDDDRDIASELHEAMRETDIIAPPTDCLAPITDELVLEGLKKEFDADFFAASTRDASVHGGDPFIVEAGIAYGGELDEGSSAQVMRFANRVPLVYQRGACSITDVVKKINWRNYKLDQPGGSGIPNGPAVIMVHVASTNVPFTSESKDAVANVPEMEDEVERAIREAARDLKSYLKKRRSMEKRRRKQDKLATILPEMAEKLAEVTGEGELNIDDSLARIMNNVLVDREHEDGTVRLIVENNDDTNASLEITDIVSEDPGEVEDADVVEMDGEYFVKWAPEVTAGTKASIEYSVDGDATFDVQVEGIEDEKLTINA; encoded by the coding sequence ATGACCTCGTACCAGTCGACACTCGCCGAGGGGGAGGGGATCGCAGAGGAACTGGCGGAGGCCCAGCGATCCATCTCCATCGCCGAGTTCTTCGAGAAGAACCGCCAGATGCTCGGGTTCGACTCGGGTGCCCGGGCGCTGGTGACAGCCGTCAAGGAGGCAGTGGACAACGCCCTCGACGCCACCGAGGAATCGGGTATCCTCCCGGACATCTACGTCGAGATTCAGGAAAACGACGACTACTACCGGCTCATCGTCGAGGACAACGGCCCCGGGATCACCAAAGAGCAGATCCCCAAGATCTTCGGGAAGCTGCTCTATGGCTCCCGGTTTCACGCCCGCGAGCAGTCCCGCGGGCAGCAGGGGATCGGGATCTCCGCAGCCGTCCTCTACTCACAGCTCACGAGCGGCAAACCGGCCAAGATCACCAGCCGGGCGAAAGGCAGCGCCGACGCCAAGTACTTCGAGCTGACCATCGACACCGACACCAACGAGCCCGAAATCGAGGCCGAGGACACGACCTCGTGGGACCGCCCGCACGGCACCCGGATCGAACTGGAGATGGAGGCGAACATGCGCGCCCGAAACCAGCTCCACGACTACATCAAACACACCGCGGTCGTCAACCCCCACGCCCGACTGGAACTCCGGGAGCCACAGGAACACTTCAAGTTCGAACGCGCGACCGACCAGCTCCCCGACGAGACCGAGGAGATCCGTCCACACCCACACGGCGTCGAACTCGGGACCCTGCAGAAGATGCTCGACGCCACCGATTCGTACTCCGTGTCGGGCTTCCTGCAGGAGGAGTTCACCCGCGTCGGCGGGAAGACCGCCGACAAGGTGATCGACAACTTCCGGGACCGGCACTTCGGCCGCGAGATGACCTGGAGTCCACCGAGGGATCACGAAGACGCGGACGTGGCCGCGGCGGTGACCGAGGCCGTCGCGAACAAGGGCAAGGAGGCGACCGCGGAGTTCGCCGAATCGGTCGCAGACGCGCTCGAAGAGCGCGAGCGCGTGGCACATCACCGGCTGATCGAGGTCGTCGACAGCTTCGCCGACAACGCCGAAGACGAGTACGGCGTCACCTTCGGCGACACGGTCCGGGAAAAGGCCGTCGCGGCCGCCTGGGACGCCGTCACCGACGAGCGCACGCCGGACATCTACGCGCTGGTGAACCGGGCGACGACGGACCGGAAGGACGACGCGCACGTCCAGGGTCTCGCGGAACGGATCGCAGCGAAGTTCGACGACGAGGAGAACCCCCGCGACAGGCTGACGCGCGAGCAGGTCGCTGACTACGTGGATCGGTCGGCAGACGCCACCGAGGAGTACGACGAGGCCACCTTCGGTGAGACCGCCCGCGAGAAGATCGTCGACGCGATCTGGAACCGCATGCTGACCGTCCCGGACGAACCGCCGAAGGTCGCGGCAATCGACGACGACCGGGACATCGCGAGCGAACTCCACGAGGCGATGCGCGAGACGGACATCATCGCGCCGCCGACGGACTGTCTCGCGCCGATCACGGACGAACTCGTGCTGGAGGGGCTCAAAAAGGAGTTCGACGCGGACTTCTTCGCGGCGTCGACGCGTGACGCCTCCGTTCACGGGGGCGACCCGTTCATCGTCGAGGCGGGCATCGCCTACGGGGGCGAACTCGACGAAGGGTCCAGCGCACAGGTGATGCGCTTCGCCAACCGCGTGCCGCTGGTCTACCAGCGCGGTGCCTGTTCGATCACGGACGTGGTCAAGAAGATCAACTGGCGCAACTACAAACTCGACCAGCCCGGCGGGAGCGGCATCCCGAACGGTCCGGCGGTGATCATGGTCCACGTCGCCTCGACGAACGTGCCCTTCACCAGCGAGTCCAAGGACGCGGTGGCGAACGTCCCGGAGATGGAAGACGAGGTCGAGCGAGCGATCCGCGAGGCGGCCCGCGACCTGAAGTCCTACCTCAAGAAGCGCCGGTCCATGGAGAAGCGTCGGCGCAAGCAGGACAAACTGGCGACGATCCTCCCCGAGATGGCCGAGAAACTGGCCGAGGTCACCGGCGAGGGCGAGCTGAACATCGACGACTCGCTGGCCCGGATCATGAACAACGTCCTCGTCGACCGCGAGCACGAGGACGGGACCGTTCGACTGATCGTCGAGAACAACGACGATACCAACGCCAGCCTGGAGATAACCGACATCGTGAGCGAGGACCCCGGCGAGGTCGAGGACGCCGACGTCGTCGAGATGGACGGCGAGTACTTCGTCAAGTGGGCCCCCGAGGTCACGGCCGGGACGAAAGCGAGCATCGAGTACAGCGTCGACGGCGACGCGACCTTCGACGTGCAGGTCGAGGGCATCGAAGACGAGAAACTGACGATCAACGCCTGA